A single window of Fervidicoccus fontis Kam940 DNA harbors:
- a CDS encoding adenylate kinase, whose protein sequence is MVTRNAFKTIIVTGVPGVGKTTVLNELKLEASKKSIYIKVLNFGDYMFFEAQKSKLVNNRDELRKLPHRVQLQLQEVAARKIIDEANVSLKANDVLIIDTHAVVKTKTGFWPGLPQHVITQLYPDSIVLIEAEPREIIDRQAKDTTRERKDISGKGIQDLVELMNMARIAAMSSATLVGASVFIVENPQGKANEAAQKILELAMNL, encoded by the coding sequence TTGGTTACCAGAAATGCATTCAAAACAATAATTGTAACCGGAGTTCCTGGTGTAGGAAAAACAACAGTATTGAATGAATTAAAATTAGAAGCATCAAAGAAAAGCATTTATATAAAAGTACTGAACTTTGGAGATTACATGTTTTTTGAAGCGCAAAAAAGCAAGCTTGTAAATAACAGAGATGAGCTGAGAAAATTACCACATAGAGTCCAACTTCAACTTCAAGAGGTAGCAGCTCGGAAAATAATCGATGAAGCTAATGTTTCGCTTAAAGCAAATGATGTGCTTATAATAGATACACATGCTGTAGTAAAGACTAAAACTGGTTTTTGGCCTGGTCTGCCGCAACACGTTATAACACAGCTCTATCCAGATTCAATAGTTCTTATTGAAGCAGAACCGAGGGAAATAATTGATAGGCAAGCTAAAGATACAACAAGGGAAAGAAAGGATATTTCAGGAAAAGGAATTCAAGATCTAGTAGAGCTAATGAATATGGCCAGAATTGCTGCTATGAGCAGTGCAACCTTGGTTGGCGCTAGCGTTTTTATTGTTGAAAATCCCCAGGGGAAAGCAAATGAAGCGGCACAAAAAATACTTGAGCTAGCTATGAATCTATGA
- the secY gene encoding preprotein translocase subunit SecY — protein sequence MGFLDALAKFSYILPTVKKPSRKLSLYRRLGITGLVLVLYLIMADTPLYGVPYTSQSQISLFQILFAANTGTLMELGIGPIVTGGLILQILVGAKLIDLDLSDVDDRRKFTEAQKTLSFLFGIFEALAYVLASRYWPYVGNPITGSQASWAIRIGVLLQLTFATYLVMVFDEMLQKGWGIGSAISLFILAGVAKTMFWDLFGYTPQYAQQIGLIPYIVQATEANNLTSIVVRQGLPDVVGLLATIIAIIGLVYLQGMRVEIPVTSQKYGGIRSKIPLQFLYVTNIPILLVGIIVSDFQLFANAFASISGTQNLGYRILYELSYYLSPPRGLYSATADLTKLFIFIISWVVLSVLFGYMWVEIAGLGPKEQADRLIKGELDIPGVRRNPKFFEKMLAKYIYPLTVLSSLIVAFIAIVADIFGAYGSGTGILLAVGIINQYYMMIARERALEAYPLLKRIMGE from the coding sequence TTGGGTTTTCTAGATGCTTTAGCAAAATTTTCTTATATTCTTCCAACTGTGAAAAAACCCTCAAGAAAGTTGTCATTGTATAGAAGATTAGGAATTACTGGTTTAGTTTTAGTTCTATATTTAATTATGGCTGACACGCCATTATACGGTGTGCCATATACTTCTCAGTCTCAGATTTCTCTTTTTCAGATTTTGTTTGCTGCGAATACAGGTACATTAATGGAGCTAGGAATCGGACCTATCGTCACAGGCGGTTTGATACTCCAGATATTGGTTGGAGCAAAACTCATAGACTTAGACCTTTCAGATGTTGACGATAGGAGAAAGTTTACTGAGGCTCAAAAAACTCTTTCATTTCTATTTGGTATTTTTGAAGCGCTAGCATATGTGCTTGCTAGCAGGTATTGGCCATACGTAGGTAATCCAATAACCGGTTCTCAGGCTAGCTGGGCAATAAGGATAGGTGTATTATTGCAACTTACTTTTGCTACTTATCTTGTTATGGTTTTCGATGAGATGCTTCAAAAGGGTTGGGGAATCGGAAGTGCAATATCATTGTTTATTCTTGCTGGAGTAGCTAAGACAATGTTTTGGGATCTTTTCGGTTATACTCCACAATATGCACAGCAAATAGGTCTCATACCGTATATTGTTCAGGCTACAGAAGCAAACAATCTTACCAGCATAGTTGTAAGGCAAGGTCTTCCAGATGTAGTAGGATTATTGGCGACTATTATAGCAATTATTGGGTTGGTCTATTTGCAAGGAATGAGAGTGGAAATACCTGTTACCAGCCAAAAATACGGAGGGATAAGGAGCAAAATCCCATTGCAATTCTTGTACGTTACTAATATACCTATACTTCTTGTGGGGATAATAGTATCGGATTTCCAGCTGTTTGCTAACGCTTTTGCTTCGATTTCTGGAACGCAGAATTTAGGATATAGAATTTTATATGAACTATCTTACTATCTTAGCCCTCCAAGAGGCTTATATTCTGCTACTGCTGACTTAACAAAGCTTTTCATTTTCATTATAAGCTGGGTGGTTTTAAGCGTATTATTTGGATATATGTGGGTCGAAATAGCAGGACTAGGGCCTAAGGAGCAAGCAGATAGATTAATAAAGGGAGAGCTTGACATCCCCGGTGTGAGAAGAAACCCAAAATTCTTTGAGAAGATGTTAGCAAAGTACATATATCCGTTGACTGTTCTCAGCAGTTTAATAGTCGCTTTCATAGCAATAGTAGCTGATATATTTGGAGCATACGGCTCAGGAACAGGTATACTCCTGGCAGTTGGAATTATTAATCAATACTATATGATGATAGCGAGAGAGAGGGCATTAGAAGCATATCCGTTATTAAAGAGAATAATGGGAGAGTAA
- a CDS encoding uL15 family ribosomal protein, translated as MVVRFRRKVRKLRGRTRTMGWGRIGQHRKTGSKGGRGAAGMLKHKESWMRKYAPGWIGKHGFTSPYEKKEKVYEINLLQLDELVEELASKGVLKEDSGKPIIELDKLGFTKLLGTGRISRPIKVVVKEASEKAIEKVKSVGGEVITEG; from the coding sequence ATGGTTGTTAGATTTAGGAGAAAAGTTAGGAAGCTTAGAGGAAGAACCAGAACGATGGGTTGGGGAAGAATTGGACAGCATAGAAAAACAGGAAGTAAAGGAGGAAGAGGAGCTGCTGGAATGCTGAAGCATAAAGAAAGCTGGATGAGGAAATACGCTCCTGGATGGATTGGCAAGCATGGATTTACAAGTCCATACGAAAAGAAAGAAAAGGTTTATGAAATAAATCTGTTACAATTAGACGAGCTAGTAGAAGAATTGGCGTCAAAGGGAGTACTAAAGGAAGATTCAGGGAAACCGATTATTGAACTAGATAAGCTGGGGTTTACGAAGCTTCTTGGAACAGGAAGAATTAGTAGGCCTATTAAAGTAGTGGTAAAAGAGGCTAGTGAGAAGGCAATTGAAAAGGTCAAAAGTGTTGGCGGAGAGGTTATAACAGAAGGCTAG
- a CDS encoding 50S ribosomal protein L30, whose product MQIQAVNQNIDNNKNSLIVIIRMKGRTNIRHDAEYTLRLFRLYRKYHASIYPSNFPGLSGMLNKIKNYATWGEISREMLIELLKKRGRIVGGEKFTQSILSEKLNVKSIEELADKIINGEIILHEQELIKPVFRLRPPKKGFKRSTRKTFSEGGELGYRGNEINELLKKMI is encoded by the coding sequence ATGCAGATACAAGCTGTTAACCAAAATATAGATAATAATAAGAATAGTCTTATTGTCATTATTCGGATGAAGGGAAGGACAAATATTAGACATGATGCAGAATACACTCTTAGGCTCTTCAGGCTATATAGAAAATATCACGCTTCAATTTATCCATCAAATTTTCCAGGATTAAGCGGAATGCTGAACAAAATAAAGAATTACGCTACATGGGGAGAGATCAGCAGAGAGATGCTAATAGAGCTTTTGAAAAAGAGAGGAAGAATAGTAGGCGGAGAGAAGTTCACGCAGTCAATTCTTTCCGAAAAATTGAATGTTAAAAGCATAGAAGAGTTGGCTGATAAAATTATTAACGGAGAAATAATATTGCATGAACAGGAATTGATAAAGCCTGTATTTAGATTAAGACCTCCAAAGAAGGGATTTAAGAGGAGCACTAGGAAGACTTTTAGTGAAGGAGGAGAGTTAGGTTATAGAGGCAATGAAATCAACGAACTTTTGAAAAAAATGATCTGA
- a CDS encoding 30S ribosomal protein S5: MAFEAQGVSLEEWVPRTKVGKMVKEGKITSINELFEMNLPILEPEIVDFLLPNLQHEVIDVGIVQKQTDAGELSRFKTVVVIGNGNGFIGIGTGKAKQLRYSIEKAITNAKLNIVPIRRGCGSWECMCGSPHSVPFITRGKSGSVEIVLYPAPKGTGLVAGDIAKIVLRLAGIKDVWSKSFGETRSTYNFAKATYNALKNTYSFVTQDDWKA, from the coding sequence ATGGCTTTCGAAGCTCAAGGCGTATCTTTAGAAGAATGGGTTCCTAGAACCAAAGTAGGGAAGATGGTAAAGGAGGGAAAAATTACTAGCATTAATGAGCTATTTGAAATGAACCTTCCTATACTAGAACCTGAAATTGTTGATTTTCTTCTTCCAAACCTTCAGCATGAAGTAATTGATGTAGGCATTGTACAAAAGCAGACCGACGCAGGTGAGCTTTCTAGATTTAAAACAGTAGTAGTGATAGGAAACGGAAATGGATTTATTGGAATAGGAACTGGAAAGGCTAAACAGCTAAGATATTCAATCGAAAAGGCAATTACTAATGCAAAACTGAATATCGTTCCAATAAGGAGGGGTTGCGGAAGCTGGGAGTGTATGTGTGGCTCCCCCCACAGCGTTCCATTTATAACAAGAGGAAAAAGTGGTAGCGTAGAGATCGTTCTCTATCCTGCTCCGAAAGGTACAGGATTAGTTGCTGGCGATATTGCTAAGATAGTTTTGAGGTTAGCTGGAATAAAGGACGTATGGTCAAAGAGTTTTGGTGAAACGAGGTCAACATATAACTTTGCAAAGGCAACGTATAATGCTCTGAAGAATACGTATTCATTTGTAACACAAGATGATTGGAAGGCATAA
- a CDS encoding 50S ribosomal protein L18: MVVGGPRYKVARRRRREGKTNYRKRYTYVFSGRIRLVVRKTNKYIEAKIVDCDPKGDLVKVSAHSIELIKKYGWKGSGKSTPAAYLLGYLIGKRAIEKGLKDAVLDIGLYRVVKQSKLFAVVKGAIDAGLKVPVSEEMLPSEGRIRGEHIANYAKMLKESNPERYNRQFSKIINSGLLPEEYVAHFESVLNAIKNEKKG, translated from the coding sequence ATGGTAGTAGGAGGACCTAGATACAAAGTAGCTAGGCGGAGGAGAAGAGAGGGAAAAACGAATTATAGAAAAAGGTATACTTATGTTTTCTCTGGAAGGATAAGGTTAGTTGTAAGAAAGACGAATAAGTATATCGAAGCGAAAATAGTTGATTGCGATCCTAAAGGAGATTTAGTGAAAGTATCTGCTCATAGCATAGAACTTATAAAAAAATACGGGTGGAAGGGTTCAGGTAAATCAACACCAGCCGCTTACTTGCTAGGGTATCTCATTGGAAAGAGGGCAATTGAGAAAGGCTTGAAAGATGCTGTATTAGACATCGGATTATATAGAGTGGTAAAGCAGTCAAAGCTTTTTGCGGTCGTAAAGGGTGCAATTGATGCAGGCTTAAAAGTGCCAGTTTCCGAGGAAATGCTTCCTTCGGAAGGAAGAATAAGAGGAGAGCATATAGCAAATTATGCAAAAATGCTTAAAGAAAGCAATCCTGAACGCTATAATAGGCAATTTTCAAAGATTATAAATAGTGGGCTATTGCCCGAAGAATATGTAGCACATTTCGAATCAGTATTAAATGCAATAAAAAATGAAAAGAAGGGGTGA
- a CDS encoding 50S ribosomal protein L19e, with product MSDYTLQKRLASKILGIGESRVRIYIKSDDDREDLENAITAEDIKKLIKRGVITEEPEKSNSRGRWRELKEKRSKGQRRGPGKRKGVASARIDPKRRWISSIRKMRRYLKYLRDKKIITTQQYRRYYKLAKGGAFSSLSVLRMHIEKEIGQKR from the coding sequence TTGAGTGATTATACACTGCAAAAAAGGCTTGCTTCGAAGATTTTGGGCATTGGCGAAAGCAGGGTGAGGATATATATTAAAAGCGATGACGATAGAGAGGATCTGGAAAATGCAATAACTGCTGAAGATATCAAAAAGCTTATAAAAAGAGGGGTAATCACTGAAGAGCCTGAAAAAAGCAATAGCAGAGGAAGGTGGAGAGAGCTAAAGGAGAAGAGAAGCAAAGGGCAGAGGAGGGGACCTGGAAAAAGAAAAGGTGTGGCATCTGCAAGGATCGATCCTAAGAGAAGGTGGATAAGTAGCATTAGGAAGATGAGAAGATATCTGAAATACCTTAGAGACAAAAAAATTATAACAACGCAACAGTACAGGAGATACTACAAGCTGGCGAAAGGTGGAGCATTCTCTTCATTGTCAGTATTGAGAATGCATATAGAAAAGGAAATAGGTCAGAAGAGGTGA
- a CDS encoding 50S ribosomal protein L32e: MSKEMKKLLLKLKKSKPEFKRHLFHMFIKFRNQDSWRKPKGIDNKMRLKYKGYAKPVEIGYKNPEIVRGVHPSGLRPVVIESRSQLENLDPKIHIVYLSSKLGLKKKIELMKLAREKGLRIANEVKVIE, from the coding sequence ATGAGCAAGGAGATGAAAAAGTTGCTATTGAAATTGAAAAAAAGTAAGCCAGAATTCAAAAGGCATCTGTTCCACATGTTTATAAAATTTAGAAACCAAGACAGCTGGAGAAAGCCAAAAGGAATTGATAACAAAATGAGGCTAAAATATAAAGGTTATGCGAAACCAGTGGAAATAGGATATAAGAATCCTGAAATAGTAAGAGGAGTACATCCTTCTGGCTTGAGGCCAGTTGTCATTGAGAGCAGATCTCAGCTCGAAAATTTAGATCCAAAAATTCATATAGTTTATTTATCTTCAAAGCTTGGATTAAAGAAAAAAATTGAGCTTATGAAATTGGCTAGAGAAAAGGGATTAAGGATTGCGAATGAGGTGAAAGTTATTGAGTGA
- a CDS encoding 50S ribosomal protein L6 yields MVKSVHVVEEVEIPEGVKISIEGMKVVVEGPKGKIEKDFSHTRNVAISLSDGKVVVESYFARREQKALVGTIAAHIRNMITGVQKGYRYKLKIISSHFPISLEQKGDVILVKNFLGEKSPRKARIMPGVKVKIEKEDVIVEGLDIEAVGQTAANLEQATKVKEYDRRVFMDGIYIYEKGEAK; encoded by the coding sequence TTGGTTAAGAGCGTACATGTAGTTGAGGAAGTTGAGATTCCTGAGGGAGTAAAAATTAGTATTGAGGGAATGAAAGTCGTGGTCGAGGGTCCAAAGGGGAAAATCGAGAAAGATTTTTCACATACAAGGAATGTAGCCATATCATTAAGTGATGGAAAGGTGGTTGTTGAAAGTTATTTTGCTAGAAGGGAGCAAAAAGCTTTGGTTGGAACAATAGCAGCCCATATAAGAAACATGATAACAGGGGTGCAGAAAGGATATAGATATAAACTTAAGATCATATCTTCACACTTCCCTATCTCGCTTGAACAGAAAGGAGATGTGATCCTAGTAAAAAATTTCTTAGGGGAAAAATCTCCCAGGAAAGCAAGAATCATGCCTGGGGTTAAAGTGAAGATTGAAAAGGAAGACGTAATTGTTGAAGGATTAGATATTGAAGCTGTTGGTCAGACTGCAGCTAATTTAGAACAGGCTACAAAAGTTAAAGAATACGATAGAAGAGTGTTCATGGATGGTATATATATCTACGAGAAAGGTGAGGCTAAATGA
- a CDS encoding 30S ribosomal protein S8: protein MVMLDTLSNALNELTNADRRAKKEVIISPASRLIIQTMRLLQSEGYIGEIEYIDDGRQGKLKIQLLGRINKAAAIKPRYSLKVSELSALPEWLKKKLPSREIGILIISTSKGIMSHHQTIKENIGGILLGYVY from the coding sequence TTGGTAATGTTAGATACGCTGTCAAATGCTTTGAATGAATTGACCAATGCAGACAGAAGAGCTAAAAAAGAGGTAATCATATCACCTGCTTCAAGGCTTATAATTCAAACTATGAGGCTTCTGCAGAGTGAAGGATACATAGGAGAGATCGAATATATAGATGATGGCAGGCAGGGAAAGCTGAAGATACAGCTTCTAGGAAGAATCAATAAAGCTGCTGCAATAAAGCCGAGGTATAGTTTGAAGGTAAGTGAACTAAGCGCTTTGCCGGAATGGCTGAAGAAGAAATTACCCTCTAGAGAGATCGGAATCCTAATAATTTCAACATCGAAAGGGATCATGTCACACCATCAGACAATAAAAGAGAACATTGGAGGTATATTGTTAGGATATGTTTACTAA
- a CDS encoding 30S ribosomal protein S14, with translation MTKYVQPRERKYGKAVIKCQRCGSRKGVIRRYNLYLCRQCFRELAYEMGFKKYS, from the coding sequence TTGACAAAATATGTTCAACCGAGGGAAAGAAAATATGGAAAAGCAGTAATTAAATGCCAAAGATGTGGATCTAGGAAGGGGGTTATTAGGAGATATAACCTCTATCTCTGCAGGCAGTGCTTTAGAGAATTGGCCTATGAAATGGGGTTTAAGAAGTATAGTTGA
- a CDS encoding 50S ribosomal protein L5 — translation MSTVTEEVNKFIEAWNENPMLKPRITKVTVNVSLGQGGERLAKIAEVLKEITNQEPKLRKAKRTIRDFGIRKGENIAVAVTLRGEKATKFLKKALEAVGNKINKDSFDDNGNVSFGIKEHISIPGVKYDPEIGVFGMDVCITIERPGYRIKRRRVKKAKRIPRRHRVKKEEAIALLSNEFNVRIV, via the coding sequence TTGAGTACAGTCACAGAGGAAGTCAATAAATTCATAGAAGCTTGGAACGAGAATCCTATGCTAAAGCCGAGAATAACAAAAGTAACGGTAAACGTTTCTTTAGGTCAGGGAGGAGAGAGGCTTGCTAAAATTGCTGAAGTTCTTAAGGAAATAACCAACCAGGAGCCAAAACTTAGAAAAGCAAAGAGAACAATAAGAGATTTCGGCATAAGAAAAGGTGAAAATATCGCAGTAGCGGTGACACTTAGGGGAGAAAAAGCTACAAAATTTTTAAAAAAGGCTCTTGAAGCTGTAGGGAATAAAATTAATAAGGATAGCTTTGATGATAACGGGAATGTTTCATTTGGAATAAAAGAACATATTAGCATTCCAGGAGTTAAGTATGATCCAGAGATAGGAGTTTTTGGAATGGACGTCTGCATAACAATAGAGAGACCTGGATATAGGATAAAAAGAAGGAGGGTTAAAAAAGCGAAAAGGATTCCAAGAAGGCATAGAGTAAAAAAGGAAGAAGCAATAGCTCTTCTTTCAAATGAATTTAATGTAAGAATTGTATGA
- a CDS encoding 30S ribosomal protein S4e: MARMGGSKHLRSYSAPDFWPISTKERFWAIKPSPGPHSLSSSIPLGIVLRDYLKYARTKREVIRALSMGLVKVDGKVRKDYKYPVGAMDVIEIVPSSLFFRAVPNMDKFISFVEIPKEEASIKPLRIENKTTVNHGHIQLNLFDGSNILIKVSDPKNPTEVPYRTLSTVIVKIPEREIIDYIPLEEGVYAIIFGGKNTGIMGKVKEIRKGMKRYRSLVVIETDDGSIAQTSLDYVLAIGREKPIIKLM; the protein is encoded by the coding sequence ATGGCTAGAATGGGAGGAAGTAAACATTTAAGAAGTTACTCTGCGCCAGATTTTTGGCCAATTAGTACAAAGGAGCGATTCTGGGCCATAAAACCAAGCCCAGGCCCACATAGCCTTTCATCCTCAATACCGTTAGGAATAGTATTAAGAGATTATCTCAAATATGCTAGAACAAAAAGGGAAGTTATTAGAGCATTATCGATGGGACTTGTAAAGGTTGATGGAAAAGTAAGAAAGGACTATAAGTACCCAGTAGGAGCTATGGACGTAATCGAAATTGTCCCGTCTTCCCTCTTCTTTAGGGCAGTCCCCAACATGGATAAGTTTATCAGCTTTGTAGAGATCCCGAAGGAAGAGGCCTCGATAAAACCATTGAGAATTGAGAACAAGACAACGGTAAATCATGGACATATACAGCTGAATTTGTTCGATGGAAGCAATATATTGATAAAAGTTTCAGATCCAAAGAACCCAACAGAAGTTCCATACAGAACTCTTTCAACTGTTATAGTGAAAATTCCAGAAAGGGAAATAATCGATTATATTCCTTTGGAAGAAGGAGTATATGCAATTATATTCGGTGGAAAGAACACGGGGATTATGGGAAAAGTGAAGGAGATAAGAAAAGGTATGAAAAGATATAGGAGCTTGGTAGTTATTGAAACAGATGACGGCTCTATCGCTCAAACAAGTTTAGACTATGTCCTAGCTATTGGAAGAGAAAAACCCATTATAAAATTGATGTAG
- the rplX gene encoding 50S ribosomal protein L24, whose product MSLTKSIKPKKQRKILFNAPLHIREKLVTSPLSKELRNKYGIKRLPVRSGDTVKIMRGNNAGLEGKVVKVNRKTGRVHIEKVTRDRADGTPVFIPIHASKVMITKLDLSDKERKQIIERKTGRKVIEEKEEEKKETETAEAKEEKEESKVEKSEEVGK is encoded by the coding sequence ATGTCGCTCACAAAAAGCATAAAACCTAAGAAACAGAGGAAGATTTTATTTAATGCTCCACTCCATATCAGAGAGAAACTCGTTACATCACCGCTTTCAAAGGAGCTAAGAAACAAATATGGAATAAAAAGGCTTCCTGTCAGAAGTGGGGATACAGTAAAAATAATGAGAGGAAATAATGCAGGCTTAGAAGGCAAAGTTGTGAAAGTAAACAGAAAAACTGGAAGAGTGCATATTGAAAAAGTTACTAGAGATAGAGCAGACGGAACGCCTGTTTTCATTCCAATTCATGCGAGTAAGGTTATGATTACTAAGCTAGATCTTAGCGATAAAGAGAGAAAGCAAATAATTGAGAGAAAGACTGGTAGAAAAGTAATAGAGGAGAAGGAGGAAGAAAAGAAGGAAACCGAAACAGCTGAAGCAAAAGAAGAAAAAGAAGAGAGTAAAGTTGAGAAATCTGAGGAGGTTGGAAAGTAA
- a CDS encoding 50S ribosomal protein L14, whose translation MAKRTGTAFSRRKTTYGVQVGTRVVVSDNSGAREAMIIGVPGYRGRLRRIPKAGIGDKVIVSVKKGIPEIRKQVLPAVVIRQRRPYRRSDGTWVAFEDNAVVIITPEGTLKGSEIRGPVAKEAAERWPSLANMASIII comes from the coding sequence ATGGCAAAAAGAACTGGTACAGCATTTAGCAGAAGAAAAACCACGTATGGTGTTCAAGTAGGAACCAGAGTAGTTGTTTCCGACAACAGTGGTGCTAGAGAAGCAATGATAATAGGAGTTCCTGGTTATAGGGGAAGGTTGAGGAGGATACCGAAGGCTGGAATTGGAGATAAGGTAATTGTTTCGGTAAAAAAAGGAATACCTGAAATCAGAAAGCAGGTACTTCCTGCTGTTGTGATAAGGCAGAGAAGACCATATAGAAGAAGCGATGGAACTTGGGTAGCATTTGAGGACAATGCTGTAGTAATAATCACCCCTGAGGGGACTCTAAAAGGGAGCGAGATTAGAGGTCCTGTCGCTAAGGAAGCTGCTGAAAGGTGGCCAAGCTTGGCAAATATGGCTTCAATTATAATTTAG
- a CDS encoding 30S ribosomal protein S17, whose product MGVKKEVKNPGIPGVSIPEKKCNDPNCPFHGTIKVRGMLITGKVVSDKMDGTVVVVHDYLYYDKKYKRYEKRKSKIHAHVSPCLDVKIGDTVIIGETRPISKTVSFVVLGKPTAQG is encoded by the coding sequence ATGGGTGTTAAGAAAGAAGTAAAGAACCCAGGTATTCCAGGCGTTTCCATACCGGAAAAAAAGTGTAATGATCCTAATTGCCCTTTTCATGGAACTATAAAGGTAAGAGGTATGCTTATTACTGGAAAAGTAGTCTCAGATAAGATGGATGGAACAGTAGTTGTAGTACACGATTATCTCTATTACGACAAAAAATATAAAAGATACGAAAAAAGAAAGAGTAAGATACACGCACATGTTTCACCTTGCCTAGACGTTAAAATTGGAGACACCGTAATAATAGGAGAGACCAGGCCTATAAGCAAGACTGTCTCCTTTGTAGTTTTAGGGAAGCCAACTGCTCAAGGGTGA
- a CDS encoding ribonuclease P protein component 1: protein MKKSNITFGDLFGSEVEVLMYPDRNVIGLIGIVENETQKTISIYRNEKTITLFKDYIVFKIRSKNSETVIYGNEIVGRPEDRTKEVIKKKIGLR, encoded by the coding sequence ATGAAAAAATCAAATATAACATTTGGAGACTTGTTTGGTTCAGAGGTTGAAGTTTTAATGTATCCAGATAGGAATGTGATTGGTTTAATTGGTATAGTTGAAAATGAAACTCAAAAAACAATTTCTATTTATAGAAATGAAAAAACTATTACACTTTTTAAAGATTATATTGTTTTTAAAATTAGGTCAAAAAATTCCGAAACAGTAATATATGGGAATGAAATCGTTGGTAGACCTGAAGATAGAACAAAGGAAGTAATAAAGAAAAAAATAGGTTTGAGGTGA
- the rpmC gene encoding 50S ribosomal protein L29: MSMNADEIRKLTPEQRKEKLNELRLELSKLQMQAHVGTVDNPGKIKVLRKTIARILTIENEEKRKKG, from the coding sequence ATGAGCATGAATGCAGATGAAATTAGAAAGCTTACTCCTGAACAAAGAAAGGAAAAGCTCAATGAACTTAGGCTTGAGCTTTCAAAACTTCAAATGCAAGCACATGTTGGGACAGTTGACAATCCTGGAAAGATAAAGGTGCTTAGGAAGACGATAGCCAGAATTTTGACTATAGAAAACGAAGAAAAGAGAAAAAAAGGGTAG
- a CDS encoding 30S ribosomal protein S3, whose protein sequence is MVNIKRYFIEKNMSVVKVDEYLAKQFYRAGYAGVDVYRTPLGTRVVIRAERPAFIIGRRGQTIKTLSNVFENYFGLENPQITVMPVENPDLNARVVAFRLAVSLERGFHFRKLAFAALRRIMAAGAAGAEIIISGKITSERARYEKFRAGKIYKTGEQATYIVDKAVAHALLKPGIYGVKVIIVKPERTKDSIIIKSPEEIGINKESTAKEKEQKEEMGEQISTQAQESSSQQVLQPQEESTEEEGEGETQ, encoded by the coding sequence ATGGTTAATATAAAAAGGTATTTTATCGAAAAAAACATGTCCGTTGTGAAGGTTGATGAGTACTTAGCTAAGCAGTTCTATAGAGCTGGCTATGCTGGTGTTGATGTATATAGGACTCCGCTAGGCACTAGAGTAGTTATTCGTGCAGAAAGACCAGCATTTATAATAGGAAGGAGAGGTCAGACAATAAAGACTCTTTCCAACGTATTTGAAAATTATTTCGGTCTTGAAAATCCTCAAATTACAGTTATGCCAGTAGAAAATCCCGATCTGAACGCAAGAGTAGTTGCATTCAGGTTGGCTGTCTCTCTTGAAAGAGGTTTCCACTTTAGAAAGCTCGCATTTGCGGCTTTAAGAAGAATTATGGCCGCAGGTGCTGCAGGTGCAGAAATAATAATAAGCGGGAAAATTACAAGCGAAAGAGCAAGGTATGAGAAGTTTAGGGCAGGAAAGATCTACAAGACTGGAGAGCAAGCCACTTATATAGTTGATAAAGCAGTAGCTCATGCACTTCTTAAGCCTGGAATCTATGGTGTAAAAGTCATTATCGTAAAACCGGAGAGAACAAAGGATTCTATAATAATAAAGTCGCCTGAGGAAATTGGGATAAACAAAGAAAGCACTGCAAAAGAAAAGGAACAAAAGGAGGAAATGGGTGAACAGATTAGCACTCAAGCGCAAGAATCTAGTTCACAACAGGTATTACAGCCGCAAGAGGAAAGCACAGAAGAAGAAGGAGAAGGTGAAACTCAATGA